Within the Pengzhenrongella sicca genome, the region CGCATGCCCCGATGGGTGGCGCCGATGCGGTCCGCCGGGTCGGCGTCCGCTGCGCCGGGCACCGCGCGGCAGTAGACCATGACGTCGAGCCCGCGCTGCACGAGGCGCGCGCCGACCTCCTCGACGCAGGTCTCGAACCCCCCGTACCGTGCCGGCACCCCCCGGGTACCGATCATGGCCACGCTCAGCCGGTCGTGGTCACGCGCCACCCGAGCCTCCACATCCCTCGCACCGTCTCGGTCTGGCCCGCGCGTACGGCCCAGGTATGTCCCGTCGCCACTGCCAGCAGAGGGCCGCGGCGACATGAACATACCCTTGACGGCTGGTGTCTTTCGCACCTTTGCATGCCATTTCACCCGATAGGCGGCGCCCCGGCGCGCGGGCGAACCGGCCCGCCGGCGCGGCCCGACGACCGATCGCGTCGAGCGACGGCGGCGGTCAGGGGATCGTGGTGACGGTGTAGTCGTCCATCGTGGTCGTCACCGGCCCGTTGGTGGTGGTGCTCGAGGTGAGCGCGGCGATGCCGGTGTGGCCGCTCGTCTGCAGCGCGGCGGTCGCGTCCGTCGCGCTGACGACCCACGCCGCCGGCTGGGAGCCCGTCGCGGCCCACACCTTCGCGCGCAACGCCGTCGGCGACGTGCCCGTCACCTCGAAGAGAACGACGACGCCGGACCCGGCCGAGTACGTCAGCCCCGGCACCGTGACCTCCCCGGTCAGCTGCGTCTCGACCCCCGCCGACGTCGTCCGGGCCAGCCGCGCTGTCACCGCCCCGTTCGCCTTGTGCGCGATCTTGAGCCGGTACTCCTCGCCGGTCGCCGTGATCCGCCCGCGCACCAGGAACCAGCCGCCCGCCCCCGCCGGGCGCTTGTCCCAGGTCTCGGTCGCCTGCGTCGCCAGCCTGGTCCCGCTCGCGCCCGGCAGCCGCGAGGTCACGGTCGAGCTGGCTCCGGCCAGCGTCAGCCGACCCACCCCGTCCGAGACGCTCGCGGTGGCCGACGGCGCCGTCCACGCACCGCCCGCGTCCGCCGACCCCCACCCGGCCGCGACCGTGCGTCCGAACGCGTCCGCCGCGAGCACCTCGGGCGGCTGCGCCACCTCCGAGACTGTGACGTCCTGGGTCACCGAGCCCGTCGAGCCGTCGTCGTCCGTGACCGTCAAGGTCACCGGGTAGGTCCCCTCGGCCGCATACTCGTGCGTCGCCGCGGCGCCCGTGCCCGTGCCGCCGTCGCCGAACTCCCAGGAGTACGCCGTGACGGTGCCGTCGGGGTCCGAGCTCGCGGCGCCGTCGACCGCGACGGACAGGCCCGTCGGGGTCGCGCCGAAGCTCGCGACGGGCGGCTGGTTCGGGACCACTCCCCCGGAGCCGGTCGAGTAGTGGGTCGCGACCTCGCTCGGGGCGAGGGCGCGGCCGTAGATCGCGACGTCGTCGACGTCGCCGGCGAAGTTCTGCCCGCCCGCGCCCGGCCAGTCGGCGGCCAGGGTGTCGCCGCCGATGCGCCAGTAGCCGGTGTACTGGCCCGCCGAGGTCGTGTCCGTCCGCTCGGCCGCCAGCACCCCATCGACATAGAGCCGCATCCCGGCCGTGCCGAGGGTGGCCACCACGTGGTGCCACTGCCCGTCGTTGTAGCTCGACGGGGTCGTGATCGCCCGCACCGCGTTCGGGTAGACCCCGAAGGTGAGCCGGCCGTTCGGGTTCAGGTAGACGTGCCGGTCGTAGGTGGAGCTGTTGCCCGTGGAGGAGTTGCCGAACCCGACGATCTTGCCGCCCGCGGTCGAGGTCGTTCGGATCCACGCCTCGACCGAGAGCCGGTTCGTGCCGGCCGCCGACCGCGCGCCGTACACGCGCGAGGACGAGGCCCCGGAGAACCGCGCCGCCCGGTTGGCGTCGCCGGCGATCGCGCCGGTCACGGCGCGGGTCACGCCCGACCCGACGGTCGAGCTCGCGTACGCGGTCCAGTCCAAAGCCGCGCCGCTGCTCTCGCCCAGGCGCCAGTACGCGGCGGGGTTGTCCAGCAGCACCTCCTGCGCGTACGTCGACATCGCCCCGGCGCTCGAGCCTGCGACCGTCACGCTGGCCACCCCCGACGTCTGGGAGTTGCCGAACGGGTCGCTCGCGCGAACGCGGTAGGTATAGGTTCGCCCGGCCACCAGGCCGGTGTCCGTGAACGAGGCACGCGACAGCGACCACCAGGTCGAGTCGGCCGTGGTGGTGTAGACGGGCGTCGTCGCGCCGTCCCGCAGCACCGCGTAGGTGAGCGTCCCGTTGTCCCGGTCCCAGTTCGTCGGCCAGGACACCTGCGCGGTCCCCGCCGCCCGCGACGTCACCGCGAGGTTCAGCGCCGTGCCGGACAGCCGCGGCCCCTGCTTGTTCGTCGACGAGCCGCTCACCGCCATCCGGACCAGGCCCTGCTGCGGGGTTCCGTTGACGGTGAGGAACTCCCCGCCGTAGACGACGTAGTCGCCGCTGCCCGTGACGTGCCACGCGGCCTGGCCCGTGCCGGTGAACTCGCCGCCGGTGAGCTCCGGGGAGAACGCGAGCAGCGCGGGCGCCCGCAGCCCCTGCCAGTCGTAGTACTTGGCGACGGTGTTGGGCGTGATGGTCGTCGCGGCCTCCTTCGAGAACGCGAGCGCGAACTTCCAGGAGGAGTCGCCGAAGCCGCCGATGTTGGCGCAGTAGTGCGGGTGCCCGACGACGTAGACGGAGCCCTTGCCCGGGTTCCCGTACACCGAGTAGGTGTCGCCGTGGC harbors:
- a CDS encoding LamG-like jellyroll fold domain-containing protein is translated as MIGRRRRLLGRRSDGPGLPGIRRWFAASALASAVVAAVVTVGSVVGPAGSAAADSAPADPGDPTTPATVAADALPTAQINGVAWSQVVVAGTVYVAGQFTNARPAGAAAGSSTVTRSNLLAYDLATGVLVNSWAPSLNGAAYAIAASPDGSRLYVGGAFTTVNGASQTRFVVLNRATGARISGINPAPNGSVRAIAASASTVYLGGAFGTVAGSSRPRLAALSASTGALLSWRVSASAAQVDALVLSPDSSRLIVGGRFETLNGVAALGSGSVSASTGAVLPWAANKVVTNYGYDAGIESLATDGTLIYGTGFAYLGHNGGYGNLEGTFAADPTTGAIVWVEDCHGDTYSVYGNPGKGSVYVVGHPHYCANIGGFGDSSWKFALAFSKEAATTITPNTVAKYYDWQGLRAPALLAFSPELTGGEFTGTGQAAWHVTGSGDYVVYGGEFLTVNGTPQQGLVRMAVSGSSTNKQGPRLSGTALNLAVTSRAAGTAQVSWPTNWDRDNGTLTYAVLRDGATTPVYTTTADSTWWSLSRASFTDTGLVAGRTYTYRVRASDPFGNSQTSGVASVTVAGSSAGAMSTYAQEVLLDNPAAYWRLGESSGAALDWTAYASSTVGSGVTRAVTGAIAGDANRAARFSGASSSRVYGARSAAGTNRLSVEAWIRTTSTAGGKIVGFGNSSTGNSSTYDRHVYLNPNGRLTFGVYPNAVRAITTPSSYNDGQWHHVVATLGTAGMRLYVDGVLAAERTDTTSAGQYTGYWRIGGDTLAADWPGAGGQNFAGDVDDVAIYGRALAPSEVATHYSTGSGGVVPNQPPVASFGATPTGLSVAVDGAASSDPDGTVTAYSWEFGDGGTGTGAAATHEYAAEGTYPVTLTVTDDDGSTGSVTQDVTVSEVAQPPEVLAADAFGRTVAAGWGSADAGGAWTAPSATASVSDGVGRLTLAGASSTVTSRLPGASGTRLATQATETWDKRPAGAGGWFLVRGRITATGEEYRLKIAHKANGAVTARLARTTSAGVETQLTGEVTVPGLTYSAGSGVVVLFEVTGTSPTALRAKVWAATGSQPAAWVVSATDATAALQTSGHTGIAALTSSTTTNGPVTTTMDDYTVTTIP